CATGCCCAATGATAGTGATCATATtaaggaattaaagaaaaaaagatattcttaaaaataaaaaaatattcgcATTTAGTATTTGCAAAAAACTATATTAGCATACTATTGTTAAGTGAATAAAATTAGATGAGAATGTAACTAATTAATTCTAGTTAAGTGTTAAAAgattatatacaaaatatatcaTTTATTAGTTGGAGTTTAAGTTCTGTGTCTTTACtgtaaaaaataattacataattATGCAAAGTAAAAAATGATTGCAAGTAATTTTATCTAATATCATTAATTTACAAATAATAGTGTTTTTGATTCCAGGATCAGCATGTCGAACTCTCGAGCAGTACCCACACACATCGACAATGGCCTTGGTTTTCATGGCGAAAACGACAATGTGGCcgcccctccggaacctgagatGGTCCGACGAGTACAGTTTAAggtggaacctcctcctcaaaatcattCTTATTACAGTTTGCATAGTGGAGTAACTTATTAAATAATTGGGGTTTTAACGTAAACAGTGTGTTTTTCCATTGCAAATATATTTGTCGGTGATGGACGGAAGAAGAAGCTGATTCCATTTAGAAAGCTGCTGTGGATTGTTACGTTTTGTTTTGGAATTTCCAAATTTAGCTCACCGACACCTCTTGTCCGAACCCGTCGGTTGCCTTAATTCATGTGAGCCCAATTAACTAAAATTGACTCTTCATTTATGCATTTGTAcccaataaatatataattttagcCGCTTCAAAAAATAatcgataatatatatatattccgggtAGCAAATATAAATTTCTATTTTGCCCTACTATTATCAGCTCTCTTTGTTAAGATAGTAACTCTACATGCTCCAAGTTTAACGGGATTTTTGTACTATTTTCTTCGGTTCATTTTAATTGAATATAGAAATAATTGCTATAGGTTAATATGGCTAgctttattgttaattaatgttaaaagctAGATTTTTTAATATGTgttaaaacaactaaaaaaatcaattaaagtagaCAAAAAAAATGTGTATATTCCATTGGATCCCACTTTCACGTGTTTTGTACATGCTCCCTTGCGCGTGTATCATTAACTACCTTAATCCTACTCCTATGTTCCCCTAACAAGATTTAAGGAAGGAGGAAGAAATTCTATTTCTTGGAGTGAACTCTCTTatggtatttatttatttttagataataTAAAAACAAAAGTTATATAGTATGTATCACAACATCCGAATTTTGTAATTAAATCCTTTTTAAAATTTATTGTAGAAAGTTATTTAACTTCCCAAGTAATAACAATGTTCTTATATTGTGCTTCAACTGTTAATAAATGTTTTTATCAACAAATCTCGTAACACATGGCTTACAAATTGCGGACTAGCTCGGTCATTTAATGTCATAATATTTTTACTAGAACAACAAAATCAGTTTAACATTTGATTGACCTTACACGACGTGAATTCAAATTAGTTGAGATTCTAATACAAATACTGAATATGacgtgggaaataaaaaaaaatgtttgaaCAAATGAGAAATTGTACTTATACTCTAAATGGAGAAGAAAGTGAATAATTCAATGACAAAGAAACTATTGGAAATGTTTGTTATGAAGTATAGTAGTAAAGTCGAGCCTGAAACGATTTTGATGGAATATCTACTACACTATGAGCTCTTTTGATTTATTCCCGTGAGTTAGACAATAAAAGGTATCTAGAGGACATGTGaatgtaaaattaaatattaCAATCACAAAGAGAGCAATAAATAAAGTACAATAAATGAACAACTATTAAGTTATTCAACAAGTTACAGTTGAAAAACGCAGCAAGGGTTACAGCAATTGCATCATTTATTATAACAATACCTTAATAAATTACACATTGGAACAAAGAAGAAATAATGTTGGACAGTGAaaatcttttttcattttcacttTCTAACTAAAAAACAATAGCCCATTaagtaataaaagaaaagaattaaaagaaaaaaaataaaacttttagCTCTTTTTACCCTCCTCACCACCTTCTACCAAGTAAGTTTTCTTAGTTCTTTCAGCTCTAGTCAGCAGACAAATCAGAAGAAAACACGTGGCATAAATTGCATGAATTCTCCAACTAGTCTTAGGAGGCTGTCGCAATACAGCCTTGTGAAACACCGTCATGTAAtaatgcagcccaacagcaaagCCCACAAATGTTTGGGCCAGCCCAATGATCTTCGTAATCGGCCCAGTCTCAGTAGAGAATACTAAAACAAGGTACATCAATAGCATCAAGAGGTACAACACATAAGCAAGAGTTTGTAGAAGCTGTAGGCAAATGTAGGTGGACTGCGCAGTAGCGTAGAAAAACTTAAGTGGCTCCAAACCAGTGACCAAAGAAGAAAGGCAGAGAATAGAGAAGTAGATTGAGAGATAAACTTGGATGAAGATTAATAGTCTTTGGAGTGAAAAATAGGCTTTGATTCGGTTGAAAATAAGAGAAACAAGAATTAAAGGGATCAAAATGAAAGCAAATGAAATTACAGAGGCAATTGTGGGTGCATATTTGTTACCTACAATGGGTTTGAAGTTTTTTGTGATTTCTTTGTTGGCTTTGTTGAGGTAAACTTGTGAGGTTTTTGAGATTCTTTCTAAATCTGGCAAAAGGGTTTCTTGGAATTTGGATGGTAAGTCTCTAAAACCAAGCAACAAGTCATCTTCATCATTTTCTAGCCAATAGGGCTGTGAATTCTTCTGTGTAGTTTCTTTCTTGGGATTTTTGTTTGTTGAAGATTggttctttgtttggtttttgtTGGATTTGGATTCATTGAGGTCTTTTGTGGTGGTTGCTTTGGTTGTTTTGTTCTTGGGAAAAGAAGAGCTGATTTTGGATAGATCTGAGGAAGATTTTTTGGTTGAAAAGGAAGTAGTTTTATTTGAATTCAAGGACTTGGTGGATGTGGAATTGAGCTTTTTCAGTTGGGATTTTAGTGCAAATTTCTCTTCTGTGGTTGGTTTGATGAGTTTGGTTTTGTTCTTGGTTGAACCAGACACTGAATCAGATGAAATACGTTTGGTTTTTGCTAACTTGGTTTGGTTCTTGATTGAATTAGAAACTGAATCAGATAaagagagtttggtttctgcTAACTTAGTTTGGTTCTTGATTGAACCAAAactagaggaagaagaagaaatctTGGCTAACTTGGTTTGGTTCTTAGAAGAGCTAAGGGTGGATTTGACGAGCTTGGTTTGGTTCTTTTTAGAACTGGAAAGTGAGGTTAAATTGGATTTCTTCTTGATTGGTTGAGGAGAATCATCAATAGTTGAACTGGATTTCTTCTTAATTGGTTGAAGaaaatcatcatcattatcatcatcaatgTCTAACTCCAACATTCTTCTTATTCTTGTTGATGAAGCATTGTTGTGATCTTGACTCTGAGCAGAAATGAATGAAGAAGATAATAAGACTAAAACAAGACAAAGTACTAAAAGTACCTTAGAAAAGCTGCAACTTTGTTGAGTAGTAAGTGGAGCCATATGGTACTGAATTCTATGactgtttttcttttaattttatgaGGCTTAGTTTGAAGATTTAAAGCCTCAATTGGATCTGAAGTTCATAAAAAAAGGTGGCAGTAGATTTATAAGTCTAgtactgtgtgtgtgtgtgaatggtGATGGAAGCAAAGGAGACTTTAATGTCAAAGCAGAAGGAGATGTGATGAGTCACATGGAGCAACTAGACAGGCACACTATCCAAATACTACGCGGTtttgcctttttattttcttttttctttttttaagaaATACAGTATAGAATTTAACACATGCAATATCCAATGAGATTTGGATTTCAGCATCTTAATTTTTTTGATAAAATTAACATATTTAGAAACTAAttataaaaaagatataattactGGACTTTAGTTTTGAAAAGTAATTCAAATTTAATGTATTGACAATATCAGATATAATTATACAATCACTATATGGAATGTATCTTCATAGCCATTTATAATGTTAAAATTAAGAAATTATTCTTTCTaaatctcttatgtgtaaaagtaaattcCCTAAGCGTAAAAATAGAGATAAGATCATAAAACTAAAACAAGTTTGTAAAgactcacaaaatcatcaattttatAAATCAATTATTAGTAAGTATCTATTGTTTTAATTATaatgtaataaaaataataacctgCTATGAATTCTCAAATAGCAATAACGTCATTGTTTTAAGATGAAAGGAAATTTCTTTTCATATTTAACATCACTAAGAGCCAATAGGAAATCATTATTCCCCTAGTAAGCTCATCAATAATTAATTATTGGTTTGGCATTAAGATGACAACGATATCTATGTTAACATAATTTTGTTGGATATTGTAATTGGTTATTAGTAATTAAGAATTAGTAATTGGTTATTACTACTACTGCAATGGTATTAGTACTAATTAAGGATTTATTTGACAAAAACAATCTGAAAACTTCACCGTCAATCGGTCCCCATCAATCGCCCAAGAATGAGTCGTCGTCGCCGTCGTCATCATCATTACTAATGGAGTGACTTATAGGTGTCAATGGGTCGGGTCGGACTGAATGGATAAGGAAAATAAAATTAATCGATTTTGTTATCGGGCcggtttttgattattttttatcGGGTTTACCGGTTTCGGACTATCCGTGTGCAAAATTTAATCGGAATGGTTCcgggaagagttttttttttttttttaacaatcataatttatattaaaataaagtaaaaatataaaacactAAAAACTAACGTATAAAAAGAATGTTTGAATAAATTTCATAGGCTTTAAAAGCGTTATATTTGAAAAATTCATTACGAATTTAAGGTAATacaatgaacatgaaaaaaatataaCTTATAGTATAAGTCTTATAATGGAGTGTTGATAGCTTGATATGTAAGGATCAAATTTCAAAGGCTTTCAtagtttcatttcaaattttcattgcataataatacttcaaattaatctaacaaactaaaacattaagcttaaataagtctaataatttaaaaataacacaaattgtctcaaatgAATTTAAATACGAATTTCTGGAGGGCGCTCAAGATAACTCttcatatgcctccttaaacagcCTGCGCCCTTTTACTTTCGACGAACATTTAAGACTCAATCATAGTTCTTGcactttattttgtgaactttttcattttcttctaccacctcaaagtgttcccaaacatatgagcgcactctagaagcacgaggcatgatttaacttgaattgagaGATTGGGTTTGAAAACTAAGAGAtgattgaagaaatgaagaaaaaggggggtctatttataatttttcaaatagttaaattagtaaataataaaagtgttatttttaaaaaaataattccaaAAAAGGACTATTCTTGCAAATTAGCCGTTGGGCAACGATCAAAATGGTAGCTGACCATTGCCAAACAGTCaactttataaaataaaataaatcgaaatagcCATTGACCGGTCCGGTTAACCGGTTCCCAAATGACTTGATCATAACGGATCGTACCGATTCTGTTAATCGGTACCAAAAATCTACCCGACACAGACCGATTCCCGTCCCAACCCAGCCTTGCTCGGCCCCCTTACTACCGGGCTGGTCCGGTACCGGGCCAGCCAGGCCCGTTTGACACCTTTAGAATGACCACAAGATAAATTCTTGTGCTACGCTGGAAGCAGATCATATACGTACTTTTATTGAATGATAATGTTTATATAGATGTAGTAAGTTAAATTAATTGTAAAACTCGATGTTTAATTATCTGATTACATGTTAATTTTTGATATGATAGAAGTTATTTTTCATGGAATATGTTTGTCGGAAAAATGTCTCGTGCTTAATTGGCGAgtgaaattatatatattatataattaataataatattactaAATCTAGTAGTGCTTGACGAAATCTTTGAGTGTTTAAAGATTGATAGTAGTGTTTAAATAATGGTTGGAGCTTCTGATAATAAATTAAGAGACAAGATAATtgtaagaaaaataatatttgtcATAAGCGAAGGAAGTCATTTttcttgaaaagcatgtctagtAACCAAACACAAGAaaattatatcttttttttaaaaaaacctaAAAAATAAATCCCGTCATACTAAATATTTCGATAATATATATGCACTAAAACACTATGATTTTAGAATTACTATTTTAAACGCGCTCAACTTAATTATCACTTCTTTTTGAGATGTTACTATGATACAACAAAGAGGTGCTCTAAAAGTTAAGTCGGTCCCCAATACGCTTTATGAGAAGATAAATGATCTGAATTATGAAAGTCAATTAGCTAATTTTACGTTTAATTTTGGTCACTACATAATTATTAAACAGTATCGCCCCTCATATAGTCATATGTTTATGTTCTACATActcaaagaaaatatattaatCCCTACTTATCTAACACTCTTCCTATTTTCAGATATTACACAAGCATTTAACGCCATTTCACTAGCAAGATTATTTCAGTAACTTCAACAAGTTTCAAGAATCAGAATTAATTTgacaaattaaattaatttagaACTTAGATGTCTTGTTTTATCTATTAACCTAGTATAGTATTTCATTCAAAAATACTAGTTTAGGAGACATACATGTTTTTCTTAGTGGAAAAGCGAATTTGCAACAATCATGACTTATGTCACCGGTCATCAAAAATCATCAGCGGATGAATTTCCTATGTCCACAACCTATTAACGGATGTATTTCCTATGTCCACAACCTACTAATCCGTTATATGCAGAGATAGATCATATGTTATGTAAAAAGCTCCTATGTCCACAACCTACTAATCCCTTATATGCAGAGATAGATCTTATGTTATGTAAAAAGCGTAGCTGTTTTTATTATGACCGAAAGGCTCTTCTTCAAAATGGTATTTATACATGCTAGCTCTAGAGTTTTACGCGTGGAGGAATAATTAATGGGTATGTGGTCCATCTAGCACCCTTATAGGTGGATCCGATCCAATAATATTTTCCAATACCTAATATTTTATTATAATGGTAACAACATAATGTATAAATTTAATTAACTGCATAATTTTTTGCATAATCAGCTGGTGTTACACAAAATTAGGATAAAAGTTAACACTGCTAATGCATATTGTTCAGTAGCTTTACACATAGTTTGCAATTATTTGCTTTTTCTACACTGGAATGATAAGAGATATtcttgaatatatgtattttggcATTTACAGTGAGAAAGGAAAAATGACATAAGCAGAAAACTAAGAGGGGTCATAGTAGCTAGGCAACCGTCTAAGGGAATTTTTGCTTCTATTGAAGTTGCGGAGGGAAAAAACAAACCTAGAAAACAAAGTACTACTTCTAATTTAATGATTTATGATAAAATAGAAGAGGAAACACTCCACCTAATTTTTTGTCTATTTACACACAAACTTTAAGGAAGCAGTAGGTTTTCGATACACGAATTAAAGCGTTTGTTTGTGTTACACGTTTTAGTAATATCTTTTGTCCGTGTTATTTGTCTTTTTttaagattttacatattttttaatgaaaatatTAATAGCCTTAATCATATGAGTATTCGACTAGATTACCCGTTATCTTCTTAAATGAGTCAATTAACTAAGACCACACTAATTTGAATAATGACTTCTTGTTTCTCTAaacaattacaataaatatttttattgccGCAAGAAAGACCGCTTGACCACtccatatacttttaaaatatacaACTTTTCGCATGGGAATTATACAATCGACGAAAGTTATATGCAAGACCTGAAGGGAGACCTTTCATATCTTTTGAGATCCACTGAACCTTCTTCATCGTGATTCGACCTAAACGGCTAAACATCGAACCAAGATAAAACACCGGAGTAGCTAACCATGTACCAAGAAGAATGTATGCTAGAAAATGGCAATTTGTTGATCATAAGATACACTACAATAGTGAATGCTTCAAGTGATAGATGTTTGGTACTCCATTATTTATGTATCAATGTCaacattaacaaatttaatttaCCACGACTAATATTTAGTCAGTTATATATAAAGAATACACAAGTCAGTGTACTTCAAGTATTTCAGACGAAAATGGCAACTACAACTTCAAGTTCTGGCCTTTATAAGTAATCGACTACTCGTGGATTTCCGGAGTTCTAATTAGCAATTTGTTTATTGTCAATTGGCCTTGTCCTTTGTTTAGCTGCCTCTACTTGTTCCCTATTTCATTTCGGTGTGAAGTTGATGAAACAAATAATtctctcctttcttttttcttttatattggCTTTTTCTTTGTGTGAACCAACTAATGAGCTTTGACTATTTCAGCCTACATTGTGCAgacatatttattattttaattatatataagAATAATGACACAGTTGTATAAACTGATCTTATAAACAATATGAAAACTAAACTCATAAACTATCCAAGCAAAGCTATCAGTGGGGTTGGAAgttaaaaaatgtcaaaatttccTTCACGAAAACTACCAATTTATACAAACAGATGGACTGAAGAAGAGAAGGAGGAGTTTGGTTTTTTGAGTGTGTTGGTGGATTGAGTTATTGAGGGAAAAATGGCCCGTTTAGATTTAATATAGATTGAACTAACTTTGAATTCTGTGAGTTTTCggttcttttccaacataaggctTGTGAAGTTAGATCTAAAAGCTGCATTTTCTCTATGGTAATCAATATGACAAGTGATTTGCTGAAGTAATTAACCAAACGGATAGAATTCGGTAGTTCGAAAAAttcgtttctttccttttttacattcttttcaaaattttgaaaatgaaaattcTGTAATAATTTTATGATGTTTTATCTTTTTAATTTTGCAATAAACTTTAcataaaccaaacaaaaaaaagtTAATTGTCTTAATTACGTATTCAAAATTATGAACTGATTTTTATTATGCTAGTCTAGTATTTTATAACTAGCTAATTGTATGATTATTCACCTCTAACACTATAGTGCTTAGAAAATGACAATATTTTATACTCCATAAAAGACATGCATTAATTACTACTATTATTGTTCCATGCTTGAGGATGGATCACATTGAGGCTGTTACAAGTTAAAATCCTTGACTTCTCTGTCTCCGGAATATGGAAAGGTTCCTCAAGTATGGGATATTCTATTCCAAGTGGTGGACTTAAGGTCAATTTTAGAATCTTTGTATCAAGACTAGTTAGTCTAGGACTCGATTGTAATTAGCAGGGGACCTAATtgtaaataaaagaaactaaAGGGACACATTAGCAATTTAGTTGGAAGGGGCACGTGATTCAGTTATAAAACAATGCTCTTCCACTAACGAGTTGTATTCTCATTCATTCTTACACAATACTAAAAGGATTGCTCTCACTCCTCTCTAAATCCACTCTCTAGATTCTTCTTCCAGTTCGACTATGAACTTGATTGCCTGTTATTGGATTTAGTTTGCTGAGCTTAGATTCAACAAACTAACATGATATCAGAGCAACGATTGCTGTAATTGTGAGGATTCAAACACTATTATTGCACACATTTAAGGTCAACCATGGCGACCGACAAAATTGGATAATTACCTCATAATCATCCATTGTTTCTTGGAGATTCAGATGTACCTGGAATAGCACTGATTTCGCTGAAACTCACAGGGCTAGAGAATTATGTACTGTAGATAGTGCGATGAGAGTAGCGATATTGGTGAATAACATGTTAGGATTTGTAGACGGTACCTATCTAAGGGGCTCGTACAAAGGTGTATTAACAACACAGAGGGAGAGATGTAATACAATGGTGGTTTCGTGGCTAAGCAATATAGT
The sequence above is drawn from the Nicotiana tabacum cultivar K326 chromosome 13, ASM71507v2, whole genome shotgun sequence genome and encodes:
- the LOC107822041 gene encoding uncharacterized protein LOC107822041, whose product is MAPLTTQQSCSFSKVLLVLCLVLVLLSSSFISAQSQDHNNASSTRIRRMLELDIDDDNDDDFLQPIKKKSSSTIDDSPQPIKKKSNLTSLSSSKKNQTKLVKSTLSSSKNQTKLAKISSSSSSFGSIKNQTKLAETKLSLSDSVSNSIKNQTKLAKTKRISSDSVSGSTKNKTKLIKPTTEEKFALKSQLKKLNSTSTKSLNSNKTTSFSTKKSSSDLSKISSSFPKNKTTKATTTKDLNESKSNKNQTKNQSSTNKNPKKETTQKNSQPYWLENDEDDLLLGFRDLPSKFQETLLPDLERISKTSQVYLNKANKEITKNFKPIVGNKYAPTIASVISFAFILIPLILVSLIFNRIKAYFSLQRLLIFIQVYLSIYFSILCLSSLVTGLEPLKFFYATAQSTYICLQLLQTLAYVLYLLMLLMYLVLVFSTETGPITKIIGLAQTFVGFAVGLHYYMTVFHKAVLRQPPKTSWRIHAIYATCFLLICLLTRAERTKKTYLVEGGEEGKKS